The Capsicum annuum cultivar UCD-10X-F1 chromosome 3, UCD10Xv1.1, whole genome shotgun sequence genomic sequence ACTCGCAACCCTATTATCATCCTTACCCTGAATtagactagagtcttcacaaaaGATTAGCTTGTATTCTTCTTATGACTCTTACACTATTTCCTTGATTTTGGCATCTTCAACTATATTAAGTTATGTTAGAGGGGAAATTATCGAGGACTCTACGCTACCAAGCTCACCATTTTCCACATAGCTTGGTATTTCTTCTTGATCCACCTCATGTTAAAAAGTGGgcaaggtaatggtatttgaagGATTTGTTTCATTGCCTATTTCCTTTATCTTGATAATCTCCCTTCAAAATGCCTCATTGGAATGATGTAAGTCACGCATGTCCTCCTCCAATGTAGTTTCTTGATTGAAaagagtttgaagcattgcttcaaaacTATTATACCCGGTATAttgttcttcttttatttcatcatggtacctatcaaactcataagaagaaataCCATTTGGGTTAGCATAACAAGGGGAGGATCATTTGGATAATCACTCCAAGGTCCATCAACCACCGCATAAAGAATAATTAAACTCCCAATAGGATTGAGATACTGCTTTTATCTCTCTCAGGGGAGAATATCTACAATTTTttcaaaagtggggtccatcaaaATATGAACATAGATCATTAAGATAGGATTTACTACTACTAAAATCATAGTTTTCCCAAGATGCCATAGTgacaattaaacaaaaataaaaatctacttaacacaataaacaaaagaaaatcacaaacaaatatttacaagtttgaatccaagcatgtaagctaaaattccaaactaattcaatatgccaaattgttccacAACAATGGAgccattttttgataacgctcaacttacacatcaatttaagtggaAGACAGTCGTCATCAATATAATTACCTAACTttaagtcggggtcgaatccataaggaataatgtgagtggagaCTAAGTAAGTTTAAAACTAAAGTTACTTGTTAAGTTAAAACCTAAGGTACAAGTATTTTGGgagatttgaatattttttaaggGTATGATTATTTTTAGACGTCTAAAGGACTAACGCGGGGCTATGAccaattagagtgtaatcaattagaaaCAAATCTTGgtattatgctttcctaggggcaaagTATGCATGGGAGCATAATGATTCGATACAATTTTAGTCGTTAGTGATATGGTAGGCTAAGTTGTAAGTCTTTGAGGCTAATTTGTCAACAAAGTCTCAAAGATATCAcacattgacccttttgagtacctaacgagtatgtcaattaaagccacccaacacctcaattgggtatccctatttcttgGATGATACCCAATGTATAGTCAATCTCATAATCTCCCTTATgtataagatagtgaaaaatagaaaactatgcccataaattgtctactattgccttggttaccatatccctctttcaaggatgatgtgggttccaaaagttcatccaaacccctctttcaaggatggtttgagctttacCAAGCTTAGTATTTTCACTcacaaacccatttgggtatttgcggctttcacccacaaatcccaaccaatttagtCAAACAATAGTAGAACCTATCATTAATAAACTAacatatacacaaatgaatcaccacccacacacaattgcacCTTATTTTAATATAATCCTAAGAGGAATactagctacacataagagtAATAAGCATGATATACCCAAAATATCCATCAAATTGATTtattgaaagataaagaaaatgcaAATTGCAAGTTTTAGGATTCAATAAATCTACAATGGAAATTGTCAATCCTCCACTTGAaagctactctaatgtattcttcacccaaaaattagtACAATAGTTGTCTTCTCAAAATAAGAAACTAGgtggaaaattttcacaaaagtCGGATCTCCTCAATGGATTGGGTTTGAGCCTCTTAAGGAAATTTGGGATTCAGTTGTGTGAATTTACAAATCTGCCCCAGGGCATAATCCCGCTTCGCCGCGATCGCAGTTACCGTGACTACAGCCAGAACTAGTGATCACGATATGTTGACCTATCTTGACTAGCCACAATTGTGGCCCTCAGACCGCGATTGCGGTAATTGAGGCATGTTTTTGCTCCTGGTCTTCCAAGTGTACTTATTTTCactcttttgatcctttttaggtCAAGTCCACATCTCTCCATCTTATAACCAGTACGctagcaaaatatggatattagtatatttaatcacacatatgtctcatttatacatttaaatcatggtaatgtgcacgaatgttGAGTGTAAATGGggggtaaattcaccactcattatCTGGCTTATACACTGTGTCAGGTTGGGGTTGGTTTCATCATAACCTTTAgaattttggatcgtgacaagtATTTTATCCATAGCATTGTCTTTTGTATCATGTCAAGAGAAACGACATTTTTTGCActtctaaaattaactttttcTTTACTGTCTATATGTTGTgcgattttttttgtttgaaaactTTATTTTAGTTGTAAATAATTATAATCATGTGGATGTCCATAACTTCTTTGTGTAATTCCTCTTTTAACTGTAGTAACTCCCACACCTCAACAACCTCCTCATTGATCATCCACTCTCCCATATTCTTTCCCACATTCTCATGAGTTAATGTCATATTTATGGAACCTCTTGAAATCCCtctatgtaatagtataaatagaggTCTTGAGGAATATGTTTCATACACttgaaagaaatatatattaCATTGTTCTGTAGGTATCttgttttgtattattattattgttcttttcttgcaattatttttcttaataatgaAATACATTAGCAGTGCAACTCTActctttttcaagttttcaatccATCAGATAATAAAAATTTTCCAATATTCAATTGGATCCAAGATGATTTATAGAGATATGTCTCTTCTTGATAGTGCTACAACACACACTATAGTAAGAGAAAGgaaatatttctctaattttattataataggGCCTATATTAATACAATATCTGATAGTACAAAGTTAATTGAGGGATCTGGAAGAGAGGCCTTATTACTACCTAGGGGAATAATATTGGTCATTGATAATGCATTACATAATATCAAGTCTCAAAGAAACTTATTAGGTTCAAGGTTATTCGCCAAAACCGCTATCATATTGAGACTGCAAATGAATAAAAGGTTGAGTACCTTTATATTAATACAATAAAGGAAGGAAACAAGCTTGTGCATGAAAAAGTACCCGCACTTTCTTTTGGATTTACTATACAAGTATTTGTATGGTTAAATCACATATCATAGTAAATAAAAGATTTATAGGTTCTAATGATTTTATCATTTGGCAGGACGAATTGGACCATCCCGACTTTAATATGATGCGTAGAATTATTGAGAATTCACATGGACATACTTTGAAGAATCATAATATTCTTTAATCAAAGCAATTTTCTTGTGATGCGTGTTCTcaagaaaatttaattattaaaccATCAGTAGCTAAAGTTGTGATTGAATCTCCTGCATTTTTGAAATGTATACAGGATGATATATGTAGATCAATTCGCCCTCTATGTGGCCCTTTTAAATATTATAGGATCTTATAGATGCATCTACAAGATAGTTACATGTGTGCTTATATCAACTCATAATATGGATTTTGGAGAATATTGGCTCAAATAATAaggttaagagcataattttgaGATTATACAATAAAGTCcattcatcttgataatgctgATGAGTTTACATCACAGCGCTTTAATGATTATTGTATGTCcactaaaataaaagttgaacatCCAGTTACTcgtgttcacactcaaaatggtctAAAAGAATCATTGATAAAACATAATCAATATATAACTAGATCGATGTTGGTGAGGacaaaatttcaagtttcaatATGGGGGAATGTTATTTTGCATGAAATTGCATTTGTGCGCATAAGGACAACCAATTATCATAAATTCTCCCTATTATGGTTGGCTTTTGGTTAAGAACCAAATATTTTCCATCTTAAAATTTTTAGGTGTACGGTATATGTTCCACTTGCAccaccataatgcacaaagatgagACTCCAAAGAAAGTTCAGAATATATGTAGGGTATGAATCTCCTTCCATTATAAAATGTTGGGAACCTATGACAGGAGATTTATTTATGGCAAGATTtgttgattgtcattttgatgAATCGATATACCCAATATTAAGGGGAGAACATAAGCAGCTGAAACATGAGACAGATTGAAATGCATTATCAGTATTTCATTTAGATCCTCAAACAAATCAATGTGAGCAAGAGGTTTAAAAGATGATTTACTTGCAAAATGTTGCTAATCTGCCGCCAAATACACTTACTAACCTTCCAAGGGTTACTGAATCTTATATTCTAGATACAAATGCTCCAGTTCAAGTTGACGTCATGATAGGATAAGTGGTTAATGAAAATGAGTCCAAGCCACATTTGAAACGTGGTAGACCAATTGATTACAAggataaaaatcctcaaaaagaaagaaaataaatgataagaaTGAGCACGATGTGGTGGAAATTACTCAAAAAAATCCTCGAGATCTAACCAATGATAAGACCACTGAGGAGGTTAAAATAACTGAAACTAATGAGAATGAAGAAATCTCAATGAGTTATGTCTCGACGAGAAAcaagtgaaataaaaataatattgtggttGACAATATTTTTGCTTACAATGTTGCTACTTGTATAGTGAAACAAGATGAGAATTTGAAACCAAAATCTGTCAATAAATGTAGACAGAGAAATCATTGGCCAAAATGGAAGGATGCAATTCAAGCAAAATAGATTTTACTTGAAAAACGTAAAGGTTTTAGACCAATAGTCCAAACACCTGAAGGTGTCAAGCCATTGGGGTACAAATGGATTATTATGcggaaaagaaatgaaaaaggtGAATTCGTAAGATATAAAGCACGACTTGTGGCGCAAGGTGTTTTGTAAAGGCCTGGTATTGACTATGCAGAAACATATTTTCCTATGGTGGATAAAATTACcttcatatatataataaatctggcaattcatgaaaaacttgatatgTGCCTAATGGATGTTGTCACAGCCTATTAGTATGGCTCATTGGACCacgatatttttataaaaatcccAAAAGCCTTCAAAGTGCCTGAAGCATAAAAAAGTTTGCAATAAACTATTTCAATAAAGATTCAAAACTCCTTATATGGATTAAAACAATTAGGGAGGATGTGGTGCAGTCATCTAAGTGAATATTTGCTAAAAGAATGGTACAAAAATGATCATATTTGCCCTTGTGTTTTTATAAGAAGGTCTGGATCTGAATTTGCTATAATAGTTGTGTACGTTGATGACTTGAATATCATTGGCACTCCTAAAGAGATTTCATAATTTGTTGAGTGTTTcaagaaagaatttgaaatgaaagatctagGAAAGACAAAATTTTATATCATTCTACAAATTGAGCATTTAAGAAATGAAATTTTTATCAGTAATGGAATTACCTCTATGGGAACGGTTCAAAACCATTGCTATAGACATAAAAACCATTCTCATAGAGCTATCGCAATGGTTTGAAAGATGTCTCATCTGTGAGCGTTAGAATAGATATATGACAATGGTTTATGTGACAGTTATGCCAACCTTTTCCATAGACCTACCTATAGCAATGGTTTGGTTCATCTCCTGTTGGGATAGTTCAACTTAGTTATAGCAACGGATGTCACCCGACGCAATATACCTTATTGCAACAACAATACAGCATTGTAATAACCCTACTgcaataattttattattctattacaACTATTTCGAAAATCTATTACAACGGTTATTTGTATTTTGCAACGGTTTTTCATGACCTATTGCAACTAATTTGAATACCTATTACAACGATTTTTTGGTCTGTTGCAACTTTTTGGGCTAGTTATTgcaataattttatttagatattgcaACAGTTTATTAGATGATGCAATAATTTTTTCACCTACTATTGAACTACTTCAAATACCCATTAAAGGTTTAGATGAAATCGTCGCccatataataaattataatacaaagttatatatacacacatcacaaaacaaaatttcATTTATAATAATCCAAAATATGCAACAAACTAATAATTCAAACCCAAAAGCAAAGTCAAATGATTAGTTTTCCCACACATAGCATCAAGTTCGAGTGGCTTCTTCATTCATAACTTTCAAAGCCACAACTCTCTTATAAAAAATAGGCATGCTCATGCTTGACAAGCGAATTCGCCCTTGTAGACATGCAAAACCCTGTCAACAAACTAAGCCAATACAACAATTAGGAACTGCAACGGTCAGATTAAACTGGCATACAAATCAGTACATAAGATTGTGGTATATCCGGGATCAGGGAAAGTAGAAGAAAATTGGTCATTTGTATGTGTTTTTTTGCATTTATGCATGATgatgtttctttattttgaaccAATGAACTCCTAGTCAAAACAAAGCAACACCTACCATAGCACTGAAGCTTCTTTTGCTAATCAATTCACAAGGGTAATTAAGAATATTTTATCTAGTTAGTGTTTGGCGACGTTTCAAGACTTGTTTATATTTCAATTGCTTCTTCATCAATTTGCCATGGTTCAAATTAGCTCATTGTAATAACATCTCTATATTAAATTTTTTCCACATAAAAGGAGTGCCGACCTGTTGCATTGTCTGTGGGAACTCGATGCAGAGGTTTTTCTTTCCATGATCATCAAACATTTTATCCAACGTAATATCTTGAAGTGCAACCAAGGTTGTCACAAGCATGTAAAGACCAGCCTGATTTGCAAATGTAAAAACTGGCAAAGCCTGCCTAAGTATTAAACTCAAAAGTGTATGCACTTGAAGAACTAATTGTCATTGTATGTGAAACCAAACAAGAGCGGTCAAATCCTTAATTGTTGAAAATCCTAAATTAACTTTTATGTCACATATATGTTCCACCATCTAGTTACAATCACATTATCCAGTTCAATTTACTCTATCAAGAAGCCTCTCTACCATAATCATTTATTGCACTGGAGTCCAGGACTCAGAGTTCATTATTGCATTTGCAACAAGGATGATCGACGAGGGGTGCTCAACATTTATCTATTACAGCAGCACAAGTATCTAAGTTGAGAATAGAGGCAAAAGTATTGGTGACTTCGAAAGAGATGGACAGaccaaacaaaataataaagaatgaaCAGATATTATCCACACATGGCCATTTTACCCAACACCTATCTCAAAAGCTATCTTATTTCCAATACCTTCAAGTACTGGACATGTTGGTGAGCTCAGCAACCTAGgaagaaaatacaaaaagattaaTATTATAGCTAAGATGAATGAATAACAGGAAACAAGACCAACttccttttttgtttctttttttatgaGAAACTTAGCGTTCCTgtaaaatttaaatcaaaaatctCACTGTTGCAAGTTAAAGCCAAAACAGAATCTTACATCCGTGATAAACCAGTTGTTGATTCAAACATATAGCCATCTTTAAAGAGGCCAAACTTGGCAGCTTTTTCAGAAGCTATATCgaataagataattattttaaaatcacGAGTAAAATAAGATAGATTAGGAAATACAAGAACTTCTGTTGCAACTTAGAGAAGGCACCAACCATCTATGTTCTATAACTCTGGGTTCATTCCAGTGTTGGCATTGACAATACAAGTATaaattagagtacctaccagaaaTAGCAAGTTAAGTAATAAGAAAATAGGCCTTGATACACACATGATATGTTAGAAAAAATGATTAAGATGAATCCTATGGGCTCATTCAGATTTCATACAAGGCTACGACATTAATTGGTGTTCCAGTAGGCTATactccattggtataattatttaaatattatcttATTGCACAATAGCATTAAGATGTTGTTGTCTTATTTACAATATATATGTGAATGTTTGCTTTTCAATGTATGAGAAAGGGCAGCATCAAAAGAGGCTTGGGAACAAACCTTAGCAGAGCAGCAAATAATAGCATCTGAGTGATGCCATAGGCCTTTGAGAATTGATTCACTTCCTTGATCAGTATTTGATTTCAGAAGCTCCACGCCCAAAAAGCACcttaagaaaggaaaaaaatatccaCAACAGAGACTCATGTTAAACTAAGAATTTAATTACACAAATAAACATCCGTTGACTTTCCTCATTCTTAACTCCTATTGAAGAATTTCTTACAAATCTAGTTAAAcaactaaaaattcataaatcaCAGAAATAACCCAAGCTAAAAGAAAAGGGTGAACCATTTCTGGTACAGAGGAAGGTTGAGGATTTCTTTTAACGTGACCAAGAAAAATACACCAGATTGAGTGATCAAACCAGTTTCTAGAAAATGCGACTCGCAATAATCTAACCGTTATACATTTAAACCAACTAATTCTTCCATGACACCATGTTTTCATTTAGAGCTTGGTATAGGAGAAGCACAACAGCCGACGAAATAAAAATCATTTCTTATGTCAGACAACATGCAGGTATATATCATAAACCTGTAACTTTGGCAGATCCAGCGAGCTAATGTATGTGCTTCAGGAGTCCCAAATGGTGAACGAAGACCTCCATGAGAACCCAAGTGATAGAATAAAAGTGCTAATGCAACTCTCTGGATAGATGAAATAATGCTTCGGACATACTGTCGAGCCATTGAAGCAACACTCCCTTGCATGTGGCTTTCAAAAGCAAATTGAAAAGAAATTGTCATGACAAATATTGATGTGCCACAAACAGTGTGAAGGTCATTGGCCACTTTGTTTTTCGTCGAACCAGTTTCAAAAGCAGAAGTAAGATCAAAGGTGCGGTTTGGACTGAACACTTCCTGCACCAAGTTGGCAGTACCTTATTTCTAACTCTTACTTTGGCAGTTAGGGAATTCATcaagaaaaaaaggtgaaatcaGGAGAGtgatgtgtgagctgatgctaacacatttgaggcttttaactgagaataattgcaaagtcttaagcaacttttgtcgtttttgattgttttatctttgattttgcagtagaagccaagatccatgagaaccaacaaggatgaaagcaaaagagttgaaatcagaagcaaatagaagagaagtgtggatgacgacattcctgataagtcgtcagccctgtgataagttattagcttcatcgttagccttagacagagaatggacctcagctaaaagttgtgacgacatttcctgataagccgtcaaagagttgataggacatcaaAGTTGCGTCAGCCTAGGCAGAACATCGGAGCTGAGGTAGAGAAGTGaagacatccgtgataagtcgtcaaagatcTGATAGGTCGTCACattttgtcgtcagccttaagcaggaagtgctaaaactgaagaaggagctgacgacatttgtgataagtcgtcaggctcctgataagttgtcacgaatgtcgtcgccTAATTCGAGTaattattaaactctgtgattttctttccttatttaggctAAACTATTTAAAGTCTAGTTTAGGGTTTTATAAGGGGTTCCAAACCTAAGTTTGAgacacgtattttgttacttttctctctagtttcttggcttgaaaaacaattaactttgaagagattctcatcaatattttgggattttcataGTGATCGAATTGGAGAAtcattagttattattcatcttgtggtaagtttatctttcaaatcatgaatacaactagttgtttcgatttttgcattatgagtggctaaatccctttaaccagaattatgggatctaggggtaagtcttgataagatgctaagtgttcaagattcgaaaggtaaTAGAATTCCTTGATAATTccgaggttttaattatcgtctattagttgcaaacaacagataacacctgctttgatttgcttgagataagaaatcaattatagtaggaagtgaactatcaacagggacttggaagcactaaaaacttccatttaataattgacgctgtaacaaggttgattaacctgaggtaaagtctggtcagcgaatataaattccctaagtccgagaggttTAGGTAagtaaatgcttaagtaggtcgagagacatttaggcataacttcgataaagataatttgttgtcctacctactgtgagaatcttgaatcactattcgtatctgtcaagtaccaaaacccctagtgaacataattctgatttttccataaactcttgattacaaacaccgaagctaaagtgaccaacaattatttgttaaactcaaaaacccccatctcaggaaacatccaactattagttgattaaatcgcaaacgacataagttcacaccatattccctataggattcgaccccaacctagttgggttatatattgacaacgatcacttacattctcattagagaggtgtagtttgagcgttatcagagaGGAGTGGCTTCAACCTACGTTAAGAGTCAAAAAGGTTCTAAGACACTTAGCTTCTGTTTAAGGTCTTGACCAATATACGAATTAAAAGCGACTTTTGTGTTTGGTAGAGATAGGGGATTACTAtccaaaataaattaatcaagGTTCTAGAACTTCTCCAGCCTGAGAAA encodes the following:
- the LOC107863711 gene encoding homeobox-leucine zipper protein ATHB-15 isoform X2, encoding MLLFAALLRYSNLYLYCQCQHWNEPRVIEHRWLLSSPTCPVLEVFTFANQAGLYMLVTTLVALQDITLDKMFDDHGKKNLCIEFPQTMQQGFACLQGRIRLSSMSMPIFYKRVVALKVMNEEATRT
- the LOC107863711 gene encoding homeobox-leucine zipper protein ATHB-15 isoform X5; this encodes MLLFAALLRLLSSPTCPVLEVFTFANQAGLYMLVTTLVALQDITLDKMFDDHGKKNLCIEFPQTMQQGFACLQGRIRLSSMSMPIFYKRVVALKVMNEEATRT
- the LOC107863711 gene encoding homeobox-leucine zipper protein ATHB-15 isoform X4, whose product is MFESTTGLSRMLLSSPTCPVLEVFTFANQAGLYMLVTTLVALQDITLDKMFDDHGKKNLCIEFPQTMQQGFACLQGRIRLSSMSMPIFYKRVVALKVMNEEATRT
- the LOC107863711 gene encoding homeobox-leucine zipper protein HOX29 isoform X3 encodes the protein MLLFAALLRYSNLYLYCQCQHWNEPRVIEHRWLLSSPTCPVLEVFTFANQAGLYMLVTTLVALQDITLDKMFDDHGKKNLCIEFPQTMQQFVDRVLHVYKGEFACQA
- the LOC107863711 gene encoding homeobox-leucine zipper protein ATHB-15 isoform X1 — protein: MPRDMFLLQEVFSPNRTFDLTSAFETGSTKNKVANDLHTVCGTSIFVMTISFQFAFESHMQGSVASMARQYVRSIISSIQRVALALLFYHLGSHGGLRSPFGTPEAHTLARWICQSYRCFLGVELLKSNTDQGSESILKGLWHHSDAIICCSAKVAELTNMSST